The Alkalihalobacillus sp. TS-13 genomic interval CTTTGCTCAACTCTCTCAAGGAAGTATCAATTGTTGAATAATCCACAATACTATGATTTGCCCATATTTTAACTTCAGGTTTAATCGTCACCCTTTTGCCAATTTGGACCTGGTTTCCAATTACACTATGCTCCAACGTTCTTGATCCTTCATCAATGAATGTACCGTTTGCAATTGTTGATCCTCGCAATTCAGTATTTACACCCACGTATACACCATCCCATAATATTGAATCCTTCAAGGAGGCTCGCGACGAAATCATACAATGGGAACCGATTACGGTATAGGGATGGATTTTCGTATTTTGGCGGACAGTTGTTCCGCTTCCGATATAAGCTGGAGTTTTGATTGATGCTTGAGGGTCGATCATTACATTCTCTCCGACCCTAAGCCCTGGGAGAATCTCCTTACCTGGGAGCGGGAAATTGATCTTCCCATCCAAAAAGTCTTCATGGCTTTTTCGGTATTGGCCCAGACTCCCAATATCAGACCAATAACCGTCAGCAGAATAACCGAATAATGGTCTTTGTTCCCTCATCAATAATGGAAACAGCTCTTTACTAAAGTCTGTTGGTACTCCAGGAGCCAGATAGTCGAAAATTTCAGGTTCCAGCACATAAATACCTGTATTGACAGTATCACTGAACACTTCATTCCAACGAGGCTTTTCAAAAAAACGGATGATCTGTTGATTTTCATCAGTAAGGATGACCCCGTATTCCAATGGATTTTCAACCTGTTTCATGAAAATCGTCACTAGAGCTTCTTTTTGTTTATGAAACTCGATTCCCTTCTGCAGATTGAAATCTGTCAATGCATCACCGCTTATGACGATGAATTGCTCATCTAAAAAGCTTTCAGCGTTTTTGATGCTTCCTGCTGTCCCTAATGGCGCGGTTTCCTCAAAATAATGGAGCGTTACACCAAAACGGCTGCCATCTCCGAAATACTGCTTGATATGTTCAGGCAGATATTGAACAGTCACCGCAATTTCAGTTATTCCATATTTCTTTAGAAGCTCGATGGTATATTCCATGACTGGTTTTTCGAGGATCGGTACCATCGGTTTTGGTAAATTGCACGTTAACGGACGTAAACGAGTTCCTTTACCACCTGCCATAATGACTGCCTTCAATTCACTTCACTCCTGCCATCATCAGTTTCTTTTGGAAATTACTCAAAACATCAACAGTATTTGTTGCAATTTCCTCCCAGCAGTACTTCGTAACGATATCTTTCTGAGCTTTACGGACAATTCGATGTACAAGATCCGGCTCGTTGTATAAACGGATGATTTGATCATAGATGCTCTGAGTATCTCCAGGATAGACCTTCAAGCCGTTTTCTCCATGTTGAATGATGTCACTCAATCCTCCGGTGTCACTGACTATAACTGGTGTACCTGCTGCCATGCCTTCTAGTGCTACAATTCCAAAAGGCTCATAGTGACTCGGAAAAATGAGGGCATCGGCTTCCTGTAAATATTGATTCCGCTGTTCATCGGAGATGAAGCCGACAAGATGGACTTGATCAGATAACCCTTCATGGACAACTCTCCGACGGTATTCCTCAAGCATAGGTCCCTTCCCAGCGATGATAAATTTGATTTCAGGATATTTATTTTTTAATAAGGCAGCTGCTTCAATAAGCGTCTGATAGCCTTTTTCTGGCACCATCCTTCCAAGCGAAAAAACGTAAAAGCATGATGGCCCTCCGAACCTATCTTTCCAATTTTCAAATTGGGATTTCGTTTCGATCAAACTATTTTCCACACCGTTCGGAATCATTGTGATTTTGTCATCAGGGACTCTAAACACAGCTCGCAACTCTTGTTCCATATATGCACTGCAAACAATAATATGCTCCGACTCGTACATTAATTCCCATTCTTTATGATGAATTTCAGCTTGTTGATTATTATGAATGCCTTTGTTCCTGCCATGTTCGGTTGCATGGATTGTCGTATAAAGCGGAATATCCAGTTGTTGTTTCAATCCTTTCGCGGCAACACTGACAATCCAATCATGAGCATGGATGCAATCAAATGGAATTTGTGAAGCCAATTGCACCCCCAATTTAGCTATTGCCAGATTCAAACTTCCTGCCCAATGATAAAAGTCGTCATGTTGAGGCTGGACGCCATTCACACGATAGACATGCACTCCTTGATTGATCTCATATTCAGGATATCCCTCAACTCCACAGGTGATTACACAAACCTGATGCCCTTGTTTGACAAGTGTCCTCGATAAATCAAAGACGTGTCGCGCAAGGCCTCCGACCACCATCGGCGGGTATTCCCATGACAACATCAGAATCCTGAGGTTGTGATCATCCGTTTTTGAGGATGATTTCGTGGAGATGTACTCATCATGTTGAGAGGACAATCTTTGCGCCTGCTGCCACTGAAAAAATGGATATCGTTCTTCCATTTCTTGTAGAAAACTTTCTGATAATCGCTTTTCTTCCAGCCTTTCAACAATTTCATAGAAAGCCGAAACATGTTCTTTCATTCTTGAGATGGCATATTCAGAGGCACTTTGCTGATCCATAATAAAAGCCCAATCGCTAGCCGTTGCGAGAAGCCATTCGCGATTCAATTGATTCAAGGCCCTTCGTATTAGAGAGTCAGGGTCTTTAAGAATCGTCATTTGTTTGATTAGTTCTTGTTCCATTGCATGAAGATGTCTATAGATCCACGCATTGGATTCATTAAGCCAGACCTCACCATACCCGTTCCTCCCCCATGTTGAAAAACATGCATGATGCGTTGTCAATTCTTGATAATGACGTAAGGTGAATTCTTTCGGCGTAATCCAATGAATATTTGTATTCTCATCTTTCATCACCATTTCAAGCCATTCCGGACCTTCAAACCACCAATGACCAAATAGCTCCGCATCAAACGCTGCCAGCGTCACTTTAGCCTTATCTCCTTTGTATTGGTTTAAATTTTCACAAACAGCTTGGATGAAATCTTCAGAATGGCGCTTCGCCTTAACCATGGCATTTTCTCTGTCGTAGTAATCCTTATTGTCTGTTTCTCCTGTAATACGATGGTATTTCAGTCCCGTGTCAATCCGTATCCGATCAGGATGGATATAGGGGGCGATATACTCAAGACCACGATCATAAGCGATATCTCGATAAAATTCGCGATAATCATAATCACCAGGGTATCCAAGTTTTGCATCCCATACTTTTTTGGAAATACTGCTGCTCCGAGGGAATAAGACGATTCCATGTGGTGAAAAGACTGGAGCGTCAAAGCTTTGCGCTTCAGGATCGAGCTTTCGGATCGTCGCCTCCTCCACGAATGTATAACGTACCCCTTCTTCATACAGCAACTTGTCAATCCCTGGGGAAAAAGCACATTCCGGCAGCCAGAAGCCATCTGGTTTAAAACCAAAATGTTGCTCAAAGCAATCCAATCCACTTCGGATTTGTGAACGGATGCCTTGTTCAGTTTGAATATAAGGAAGGATTGCGTGTGTGGCAGATGAGGTGATGCATTCTATTTTGTTTTCTCTCATGAAAAATCGAAAGGCGGAAATAAGGTCCCCATTCCATTCGAGGAATGTCTCCTTGATTTTTTTGAAGCGTGAAATATAAAATTCTATGATTCTGATTTCTTCAGATGTTGTCGCATGTTCTCTTTCTTTTATCAAAAGCTCTTGAGTGGTACGTATATGTGTTAAATACCGTTCATGGAAGATACTGCTTGCCAGCATTTCTAGCAAAGGTGGTGACAAGGAGATCGTATATTTCGATCCAGGGGAAGATGAATCCAATCCCCAAATGAGAGGGATATAACTCTCGGATACGGCTTCAAAAAGCCATCTTTCTTCAATCCGATTCGGTTCTCTATGTAATACGAATGGTAAATGAGCATGTAATACCAACGAAAAATAACTATTCAAGTCTATTCCCCTCACTTTAATAAACTGTAAATCGAATAAGTTGAAAATTGTTCAAGCCACTCGGGTGATTGACAATCTCCTGCTTTCCACCTTTCCACAGCAACCAGTCTTTTAGAATCACTTTCATCCCTCGGTGTTTCTATGGGTGCGGATCGCAAAACCGTAAAGAAATCACTAGAATCCGGTTGGATGCCGAAATCGACAATGAACGTACGATTCGCTTCCAAATCATTGAGAAACCAGTTATCTGTCATTTCAGGTAGACTGATATCAATGTTCCAGTGGCTGTTATGGCCGTTGAAGAGCAAATCACTTACATCATACACTTTCAATTTTTTATTCAACTCTGACCATGGTTTTCTAAAATGGTGGGATACCATATGTCGAGTAGAGGACTGAAGATCCCAATAAATGTAGATGGATTCAGGTCCCTGAGGTAAAAGGACAATGCGATCCAATTCATATGAAGAGGGGATGTTCCGGATTGGAGAAACTTGATGAGATTCATATTCCATTTCTTTTTTTGGTGCAGATGTGTGTTGTTGTGATTGTAATTTTCGCAAACGGTATTGGACCTTTCCAATGGTACTGTCCATTTCTTGTGCGATTTGTTTGATGGTATATCCCTTTTTCTTCAAGGCTAAAATTTCTTCGACCATGTTTGCCTCCTACCACAACTTTTTTAATAGTTTTCAACATCGTATCACCGCTTGAAAACCGCATCAATAAACGTAAAATGTAGAATTTTGCGGTTCCTAATCGTATCAATTTCTAAGGGCAATTATTTTATTTTTGTAAACGTATGCAAAACATAGTCCGCCAATTTCTCCTCTTTTTAGCTCTCGATTTAATCTAAATCCTGAAATATTCGGATGAAATTGTCGAATTTTAATAGGGATTTAGAATTAGATTTTATAAAAGTGCTACCCCCTCGACAAAGTCTGTGATATAAAAGTAAGTGAGATCATTTTTTTAGGGGGAGCAGGATGGAATTCACAATATTGGCACTATTGGTTGCTGGAATCGTTTTGATCATTCTTTCGTTTTTCAAACAGAACAGGACTCAACAAATTGAAACTCAGCTTGAGAATGTTTCGATCCAACTCATGAAAGAACTGTACCAAATTAATAAGAAAATCAAGGTACTAGAAGAAGAAATGATGATTACAGACAGAAGAGAGATCAAATAAAGGAGTCATCAGCATGTTTAATAGTGGTTTAAGAGGTTTTGGTGCTGGACTCATAGTTGCATCCGGCATCCTGGCAGTTGTACATTTCTTTGGATCAGATAATATCGACTCTGAAGCGAAGGCAGAATCAAGTGAAGAAATTACATATGAAGAAGTGAACGAGTATCTTGAAAATGAGGGTCTTGTAGCAGTGGATCAAGCAAAGTTGGATCAGCTGGAAGGCAAGAAAAATACCGATGATAAAAATTCAACAGAAGAATCAAAAGAAGAAGAACCTGAAGATGAGCCTGTTATAAAAACAACAGTCGTAATTTCAAAAGGAACTTCCACTGGTCAGGTGACAGACTATCTAGAAAGTCAAAAAATCATAAAGAGCAGCGATGAGCTGTTAAAATATCTACGTGCCAACAACATGGAAAATAAAGTAAGATTCGGAAACTACGAAGTAAACAGCACGATGACACTAGCTGAAATCGCAAAAGTAATCACTTCACCATAAGACAAAGGACTGGCCTCTAATAGGCCAGTCCTTCTTGTGTATATCCATTTTATCTATTCATTCAAATCGTAATGTTTTCCTTTTACAAGGTATACGATGCTTTCAGCAATATTTGTTGCATGGTCGGCAGTACGCTCGATGTACCGGCAGACGAAGCTCAGCTGGATGATCTGGTTTGTTGAATCCGGATATTGCTTCATCATACCAAGAATCTCCTGGATCAACTCACCATACTTCTCATCTACATAGTCATCTTTATCTGCCATTTTCTTAGCAAGAACGATATCTTCGTCCTCATAAGCTTGAATTGCCTCAGTCAGCATTGTCTTAGCTGTTTCGGCCAATGCTGGAATGTCCTCCAAAGGTTTGATCAATTCTTCTTTTCCTATGCGGATGACTGATTTTGCAATGTTTACGGCAAAGTCTGCGATCCGCTCAACATCAGAAGAGATTTTAATCGATACAATGATGCGACGCAGATCGCTTGCTACAGGGGCTTGTTTTGCAATCAGGAGAATCGCCTTATCATTGATTTCCTCTTCCAGATCATTGATGCGGTAGTCATTATCGATAATACGCAGTGCCTTGTCGACATCTTGATTTTTCAAAGCATCGATCGCTTCCTCCAGGGCGTTCTCTGCAAGTTGTCCTAATTCGACCAACATTTCTCTTAATTCGTCCAGTTGAGTTTGGAAACTTTCTCTCACAACCATTCACTACACTCCCCTATCCGAAACGACCTGTGATATAGTCTTCGGTTCTTTTATCTTCTGGATTTGAAAATAATGCATCTGTATCTGAGAATTCAACAACTTCACCGTTTAAGAAAAAGGCTGTTTTATCGGAAATCCTTGCTGCTTGCTGCATGTTATGAGTCACGATGACGATACTGTAATCTTTCTTCAACTCCTGAACCAATTCCTCTACTTTCAAAGTTGAAATCGGGTCTAGGGCAGATGTAGGTTCGTCCATTAAGATGACATCCGGTTCAATCGCAAGGCAACGTGCAATACAGATACGTTGTTGTTGTCCGCCAGAAAGACCATATGCATTTTCATTCAAACGGTCCTTGACTTCATCCCAGATCGCAGCACCCCGCAAGCTTTTTTCTACAATTTGATCAAGAACTTTCTTTTTGCGGATGCC includes:
- a CDS encoding sugar phosphate nucleotidyltransferase gives rise to the protein MKAVIMAGGKGTRLRPLTCNLPKPMVPILEKPVMEYTIELLKKYGITEIAVTVQYLPEHIKQYFGDGSRFGVTLHYFEETAPLGTAGSIKNAESFLDEQFIVISGDALTDFNLQKGIEFHKQKEALVTIFMKQVENPLEYGVILTDENQQIIRFFEKPRWNEVFSDTVNTGIYVLEPEIFDYLAPGVPTDFSKELFPLLMREQRPLFGYSADGYWSDIGSLGQYRKSHEDFLDGKINFPLPGKEILPGLRVGENVMIDPQASIKTPAYIGSGTTVRQNTKIHPYTVIGSHCMISSRASLKDSILWDGVYVGVNTELRGSTIANGTFIDEGSRTLEHSVIGNQVQIGKRVTIKPEVKIWANHSIVDYSTIDTSLRELSKVSLDRKGKRETIFLSGAKSPVYHKEI
- a CDS encoding 1,4-alpha-glucan branching protein domain-containing protein, producing the protein MNSYFSLVLHAHLPFVLHREPNRIEERWLFEAVSESYIPLIWGLDSSSPGSKYTISLSPPLLEMLASSIFHERYLTHIRTTQELLIKEREHATTSEEIRIIEFYISRFKKIKETFLEWNGDLISAFRFFMRENKIECITSSATHAILPYIQTEQGIRSQIRSGLDCFEQHFGFKPDGFWLPECAFSPGIDKLLYEEGVRYTFVEEATIRKLDPEAQSFDAPVFSPHGIVLFPRSSSISKKVWDAKLGYPGDYDYREFYRDIAYDRGLEYIAPYIHPDRIRIDTGLKYHRITGETDNKDYYDRENAMVKAKRHSEDFIQAVCENLNQYKGDKAKVTLAAFDAELFGHWWFEGPEWLEMVMKDENTNIHWITPKEFTLRHYQELTTHHACFSTWGRNGYGEVWLNESNAWIYRHLHAMEQELIKQMTILKDPDSLIRRALNQLNREWLLATASDWAFIMDQQSASEYAISRMKEHVSAFYEIVERLEEKRLSESFLQEMEERYPFFQWQQAQRLSSQHDEYISTKSSSKTDDHNLRILMLSWEYPPMVVGGLARHVFDLSRTLVKQGHQVCVITCGVEGYPEYEINQGVHVYRVNGVQPQHDDFYHWAGSLNLAIAKLGVQLASQIPFDCIHAHDWIVSVAAKGLKQQLDIPLYTTIHATEHGRNKGIHNNQQAEIHHKEWELMYESEHIIVCSAYMEQELRAVFRVPDDKITMIPNGVENSLIETKSQFENWKDRFGGPSCFYVFSLGRMVPEKGYQTLIEAAALLKNKYPEIKFIIAGKGPMLEEYRRRVVHEGLSDQVHLVGFISDEQRNQYLQEADALIFPSHYEPFGIVALEGMAAGTPVIVSDTGGLSDIIQHGENGLKVYPGDTQSIYDQIIRLYNEPDLVHRIVRKAQKDIVTKYCWEEIATNTVDVLSNFQKKLMMAGVK
- a CDS encoding DUF4912 domain-containing protein; the encoded protein is MVEEILALKKKGYTIKQIAQEMDSTIGKVQYRLRKLQSQQHTSAPKKEMEYESHQVSPIRNIPSSYELDRIVLLPQGPESIYIYWDLQSSTRHMVSHHFRKPWSELNKKLKVYDVSDLLFNGHNSHWNIDISLPEMTDNWFLNDLEANRTFIVDFGIQPDSSDFFTVLRSAPIETPRDESDSKRLVAVERWKAGDCQSPEWLEQFSTYSIYSLLK
- the phoU gene encoding phosphate signaling complex protein PhoU, which gives rise to MVVRESFQTQLDELREMLVELGQLAENALEEAIDALKNQDVDKALRIIDNDYRINDLEEEINDKAILLIAKQAPVASDLRRIIVSIKISSDVERIADFAVNIAKSVIRIGKEELIKPLEDIPALAETAKTMLTEAIQAYEDEDIVLAKKMADKDDYVDEKYGELIQEILGMMKQYPDSTNQIIQLSFVCRYIERTADHATNIAESIVYLVKGKHYDLNE
- the pstB gene encoding phosphate ABC transporter ATP-binding protein PstB — protein: MSSNLIKKNVFETKDLNLWYGEDHALKEINLSIPENEVTAIIGPSGCGKSTFIKTLNRMVEMVPIVKISGAIKYREKNIFEPKYGVEELRTQVGMVFQKPNPFPKSIYDNIAYGPRIHGIRKKKVLDQIVEKSLRGAAIWDEVKDRLNENAYGLSGGQQQRICIARCLAIEPDVILMDEPTSALDPISTLKVEELVQELKKDYSIVIVTHNMQQAARISDKTAFFLNGEVVEFSDTDALFSNPEDKRTEDYITGRFG